The region TTCCGGGGAATAGTGATGTCAACGGTTCATACTCGAGAGAGTCTACAGTCCTCTCACACCACTTGCCTGGAGTTCTTCAACGATCCACGGGTGATGAACACAGTCATGACCAGAGCACAGTCCCAGGTCATCGTGGTGGGAGATGCTGCAGCTCTCTGCTCCTTTGGAAAGTGCTCAAGGATCTGGAAGAGCTACATAGAGCAGTGCATCAAAACGAACAGCGCTGAACCGCAGCACCTCACAGAGGACTGCCTAGAGTATGAAATGGAGGAAATCTCAAGATTTATTAGGCCTGAGAGCAAGAATGTCAGTGATGTTGAATTGGTCACAACCACAACTGGGGCAAATGGCCATGTGGATGAGATACTCCAACAGCTGATAGAAGATTACAGTTCTGTCAGTGGTGAAGCAAATGAGGCTGAGCAATCAGAGGATGAGGACCGTCCAAACTTCAGTGAAGAAAAGAGAGCATATTACTCTAATGCTGAGAAAGACGCTCTGCTGGAAATGGTGAAAAAGCACCCAGGAGTGTACAAACATGGTGAACTGGTAATGGAAAGATTTGACACTGGCTATGTCATGCCATTTGATAACCCCACTGCACATATCGTAATCACAGGAAGAAAGAATTTGGGCATGTCCTTCCCTGGTGATGAGGTTGTAGTGGAAAAATCAATGAGCGGCAATGGTCTGGACACCTGGAAGGTTTTAGGTGTCACCAAGAATGCTGAATCTTCTCAGTCCTATGTGTGCACCTTTGAGGACGATGAtaacaaaacacaggaaaatgaCTATGTCTCCAAGGTCATGGTACCCCTTAACAAGAATGTCACCAAAATTCGAATTTTGGTTAGCAAGAAAAATCGCAATGTGATcccaatatttaaatatgatgaTGGAAACTGGGAGATTGAAAGGTACAAGACCTTAAATGAAGAGTCAAAGCGGAAGCATGTCTATGTTGTACATGTGGTGTGCTGGAAAGAACACTGTCGGTTTCCATTAGGGAAGGTAACAGAGGTTCTACCCCTGGGAACATCCTTGGATCAGGGGCTGAAGATTCTGGATAAAGAATTCGATCTCAATCGACCTCCCTCTGATTGTGTCCTGAGTGATTCACAAAATTGTGCTTTTACCAAATTGGACGATGGGAGCCGGGTGAATTTCCGAAATGTAACTACTTTTACAGTTGACCCTGAAGATGCCAAAGATCTTGATGATGCAATTAGTGTTCAGGAGTTTGATAACCATTATGACATAGGGGTGCACATTGCAGACGTGGCAAGTTTTGTAGTTAAGGACAACCCATTAGACGAACATGCAAGAGAACGTGGAGCTACTTTTTATCACcccaaaactgcaaaaaaagagcCAAATTACATGTTCCCAAAATCAAGTGTGAAACAATGGAGTCTTCAGGAAGGGTATGACCGCAGAGCTGTTTCATTGCTTGTGACTGTGGACAAGGCGACAAACAGGATTATTGCCAGAAACTTTGTGCTGTCACTGATAAAATCAGATAAACAGCTGTCATACGAGGAAGCTGAAGACATCATCTCAACACATAGCGGAAATGGGCTCCATTTTGACACATTGAAAGGTTGCGTGGCTGTGGCTTATGAGTTTTCTAGGGCCCACAGGAAAGCCAGGCTTCACGGTGACTGGCTGTATGCACAGCCCGACAACAGGACATCCATTGGGAGAAGAAAATCCCATCAAATGATTGAAGAACTGATGATAATGTTTAACAACTTTACTTCTGAGTTTTTGATCAGCAACAAAGAAGCTTATCTTTGCACTCCCCTGAGATGCCAGGCATCCCCCGATGTCATGGGTGTAAACGCTCTGAAAGACAAATACAAAGACATTGTACCACTGTCTGTGCACTTGACACACCATATTGGCAGTGTTGAGCAACCTTCTGGTGGCAAGAGTTTCCAGGTGTTAGCTTCACTTTGGAGGAAGCTTCAATCTGCTGCTGAGAGAGGGGATTTTTCTAAAGTGGCAGACCTGATCACAACTGATGACATCCACCCACAGCTTGTGCCTGCTATGTCAGAGTTCAGGAGTTTGCTTGGCAAGTCCTACACGATTCGTTCCAACTCGGCACCAGAGGCAAATGTTGGTCACTACTCTTTGCAGCTCAAATCTTATACAAATGCATCTTCACCCATCCGCAGGTACCTGGACTTGATCCTTCAGAGACTTCTCCATGCAACAGTCAGTAAAACTCCGGTCCCATACTCTTGGCAAGAAATCGAGATTTTGTGCGATAAAGCTGTCAAAACAAGCAAGAAGGCAGAAGAGTACCAAAGGAAGGCTGAAACCTTCTCCCATGCTGTAaacctgaaaaaacaaaattctcCAAAGCTGGCATTTGTCACTGCAGTGGACCCAGAAGGAGACCAATTCAAGTTGTCATTTCCCTTTGACAAAGGTACTTTGCCTGATTATATACCTGTTCTGTACAGAGATTTGCAGCTTGAGGATCAGCCACAGTATGACAAAGACTGCAGGCACATGAAGCTAACATGGAGAAGAAGAGTGTACTCCATCAACACCACCAAGACATATGTGGAGCTCAAAAGACTACACCAAAACAATCCATGCACTGATGTCCCTCACCAGGCTTGGCAAGACATTGTGGAAGCACTAAAGATGGAAAATTGGGAAATGGCAGTGTCAATCATATTGAGCACTAACACAAATTATGCTGCCACTGAAAAGAATGACAACATAGATGGCTTGACAGAAATTGAGACAGAGCATTATGTTGACCTCACACTCAAGCTCAAACCCGGAGATACCCTTCTAGTTCAGATGACAACAGAGATGCAGCTGGGGCTTCTGATGCCCGCCATTCAGTTGCTGAACATCAACGAAAAGTTTGAAGTGTGTCTGAATCATGCCCACAGTCCTGTCGACTGTTTTTCCAAATATGCACAGCGTAAAACAAAGTCGTTCTATGACAATGTTGAGGACTATGCAAAGATCTGGGGACCACTTTGTGAAATGGAGTCTGCTTCCACTGCTGTGGATGAAAGTGAGAGCATAATCATTGAGGACTTGGAGCTGACATGGACTAGAGTACGGGAAGGCAGTTTTCTTCTTCCCATTGGCTTTCTTAAAGATTGGGCCATTGAATGCAACCTTGCCAAGTGCTACTTGTGCATCAGAAAAAGGGACTTGAAACAAACTGTGGCTATTGATCAATCTGAAGATGTGGATCCCAGCAATTTTACTTGGGTAGCCCATGGAGTCACTACTGGTTCTTCCGAGACAAAGAAGAATTCAGAATACAAAGAGGTGAATTTCTATATAAACCATTTGCCTATGGACACAATTCCAGATTGTGTGTACCAGAAAAGTACAAAGTTCACAGTTGAGATCATCCCAAAACTTCTTCCTGATGTGTAAGTATTATCGATAGTCACCAGGTAAATGAGCTTTCTTGTTTTTGAGTGTTAATGGTAGTTATCTTTTTGATCTTCATACAGCAGTCCCTGGCTAACCATGGCTTTGTCAACTGCAGATTCCATGTATCCGCATTTTAACTTTGTATACCATTTCACCAAGTGTGCCATTAAATTTTATGTATCTGTGGTTCAACTAGGGATAATGAAATACATTAGATATGACCACATTAGATATGAGTAAATAACAACATTCTCATCTTTCAACCACCGTTATTTCCAAGCCCCCATTCCTTTCTTCTGTTCCGTTCTCCTTCCCCGTCTTGGCACAAGACATGTATTCACCTTATCTAACTCCTGCTGGATTCTGTCATTCACAACATGGTCTGTATGAAAGGCCTAGGTTGCATGCAGGAAGCTGTGCTTACATTGTATAAGGACTTCTACAGCTGTGCATATATTATGTGCAAACCTCTACAGATTGTTAATACTTTGACCAGGATCTGGCCATTGTTAGTTCTACATGTACTGTTAATAATATAATCCATCATGGTGGTGATGGCTGTGAACTTAAGTGTACTTCTTTCCCACAATAGCCTTGGAACCTACCCCTGTATTCCCCATAAGCTATTAGGCTTCTCAAGTATAGACTAGTTTTGCCAACCACTGAACAAACTAAAGCAATTCTGAAATCATGGATGTCCATATGTCCAGGTTTACACTCCTTTGCTGGgctattgttgttttctgtgtttggtgcgGCAATCGTTGTTAATTCCGTGTTTTCCAATCACAACCGCAGAATCTGAATCTGCGCTCTCCACTAGTGTGGAATGAGATTTTATTAGCTAGTTTCCAACAGTTGTTAAATCTTGTATCTTCTAAAagtaatacatatttcatgtttaaattTGAAGGTTGCTTTTTTGTCactttcaaataataattatctTTTGAGCAtctttgtgttttcttgttttaatgcTTTCTCTTTCAGGAAATACCATACATATCTTATAaagtaaaaattgaaaaatgtgttctttccTGCTTCGTAGGCGCAAAGAAAATGCTGTTAACAACCTCATCCGCACAAATGAACTTGTTCAGACAATTGCGCTGGGACGTCGAATTCCCAGAGGAGGTAAACAAACATGACATCACATGAAAAACGTCAGTTATGATGTCTTATTTGCTGGAATAATATCACTGTTGACTTCTTATGCTTCAGCTCTCTAAGAGGCCtgttttgttcttgttgttgcCCTGTTTTAAATCGGCAGCTTCTGAATCTCCGGTGCCAAGGTGGAAAATCATGAGAGAAATCCCACCAGAAGGCCTTCCAAAACTGAATGAAAGCCAGTATGCTGCCATTGAACAGGCCATGAAAAACAACTTTACTGTCATCCAGGGACCACCTGGTAAGACTAAAACCACAATGTCTAatccatatttgttttttttttatcttgatCTATCTTGATTTTCCCTAAATAAACACATCTTTGACCAGTTTAGGGAAGACTAAATATAATTCAAAAGGTTTGCAATAGTGGATGGCATACTTGCCATCTCCATTGTTATTTTCACTAGATACAAATATGTGGTTCACATTGTGACAATAAATCTCTGAAGAAAATTTAcgcatacattttaatatgtatgcTAACAGTAATGGTAATAAGAACAGTAAGTAATTTACAGTACTTGGTTTCCATAGTACCTAAGGTTGTTATTTGAGGCTGCCAAACATTAAGACGTTGGTTAGATGTCCAATCAACGTAGGTCTTGGTTTTTTAATGCCGGTAATTCAGTGAGTACAAAACACTGACAAGTGGTCACATCGCGACTCCACATCGACAAATAGTTTGGGGGGAGAAGTGTAATAATTCCTCAtagaaatcaatttttttttcaggcaccGGAAAAACTGTGGTGGGGGCTTACATTGTGTACTGGTTCCTCGTGCTGAATTCTGAGAACCCCAGGCAATGTCAGGATCCTGAAGAGAGCAAGAAGAAAGAGGTTATTCTCTACTGCGGCCCGTCCAATAAATCGGTAGATGTTGTTGCAGGCAAGTTCCTCCGTCTCCTTCCATCAGCAGTAACGTTTCTGCGGTGGCACTCCAAATTGAATTGGAGGGTGAGTGGCCCCTCTGCTAAAGCACGCCATTTCTGGTTTGACGACAGAGTACCTGCTGAAGTTTGGGGACAAGATAAAGCCGCTCAGGGTGTACAGCCGGCAGATGGAGATGCTGGAGTATCCCTATCCAGGAAGTATTCTCCAGCTTTCCCGCAAGTCAATGCGGCAAGAGAGGTCCAAGCCACAGCTCAGGTATAATGGATAGTGAAGATGGAAGCAAAAGATTTCTTTAGAAGGATGGAGATTATCGTTTTAAGCTTTTTCCTATTTGTGTTCTCAGTTTTACAcgatttcagtttaaaaatctgtatttccGTTTCCTCTATAAACTCACCGATTTACATGTTGGCAgaattttctgtgattttttaagGGGTATGTCTGCTTCGGCATACATGCTCACAGAGTCCttcacatattttaatttaatttcattatattaACATATTAACATAATCTGTGAAAGTAATCTGCGTAATGGTAGGAGCAGCCGCAGTAGCATGTATCTTTTTTCCTGAATTCTTTCATGGGATACTGATACAACCATTGCATGTACACTACATggacaaaagtatgtggatacccAAACATCAAATATATGTGTGTTGAACagctcattccaaaaccatgggcattaatatggagttcaTCCCTCCATTGCTGCTTCCACTCTTCTTGGAAGTCTTTCccctagattttggaacatggctgtgggtaTTCagttccattcagccacaagagcataagtgaggtcgggcactgatgcTAGGCGTTAAGCAATAAGGCGTGGCTCGCAGTTGGCGTTCCAATTTATCCCAGAGGTGTTCGATGTGGGTTgtggtcagggctttgtgcaggccagtcaagttcttccccactaaactcagcaaaccatttctttatggacctcgcTTTGTGCAGGGGTGGCATTGTCATGATGTAACAGGGAAgggccttctccaaactgttgccacaaagttggaagcagacaaatctctagaatgtcattctatgctgtagcattaagatttcccttcactggaactaaggggccttgcccaaaacatgaaaaacagccccagccTGTTATTCTTCCTCCACtgaactttacagttggcactccGTATTCGGGCAGGTTGCATTCTCCCGACCTTTGCCAAACCCAGATTaatctgtcagactgccagatagtgaaatattcatcactccagagaacacatttctaCTGCTGtagagtccaatggcggtgtgctttataTCCGCTCCAGCCAacgcttggcattgcacatggtgatcttagcCGTGTGtgcggctgctcggccatggattTCATGAAGCTCCCAACAAATAGGTCTTGTGccgttgcttccagaggcagtctgtaACTCGGTAGTGGgcgttgcaaccgaggacagacgATTTTTACACAGTGCTCATTTCAGCACATGGaggtcccattctgtgagcttgtgtggtctactgctttgtggctgagctgttgcGACTACTAGATGATTCCACTTCACAATACCAGCACGTACAGTTGACCTGGgtagctctagcagggcagaaattaaCAAACTGACTTCTTGGAAAGGTgacatcctatgacagtgccatgaAAGTCACTGAGCACTTCAGTACGAACCATTCTACTGTCGGTGTTCGTCTATGGAGATGcctgattttatgcacctgttagcaatggatGTGGCTGAAGTAGCTAAACTCACTAATGGGGGTGTCCACATAATTTTGGCTATGTATCTTTTCCCCtatcccaccccccacacccctgcagATTGCTGagaatttttaataaaacaaaagaaaattatttcaaatgttcTGTCATATGAAAGAATATTGTTCAGAAGTTTGATGGAAATGTTCTCTGCAGGACTTTTACTGGTCTCTGAAGAGTTATGTTTGTTCAGAtaacaactgtgtgtgtgtgtgttatacaaCATACTTATTTCAGGTCTATCACTATGCACCACCGTATAAGGGAACCAGACAATCCGCACTGGAAAGAGATCAAACAATTTGATGAAAGAATCAGACTGGCCAATGAATCAAAGGAGGCGATGACTGATGCAGATATTGAAGCGTAAGTTAAATACCTGGATTAATATTTGCTGTAACAGTGCTGAATAAGTGGGGAATTTCCAATGGGCTCCATGCCGCTCTTACTTGAGCTATGTTCTTGACAACACACACTGCTTTCCAAAGTGGTACTGCACAGCACCTGGCctcatttcagacaaaatgtgcTCACCACTCATCAGGTCAGTGAGGATTCAAACGTACTGCTGTACAGAAGACTGCAGtactgaaaaacagaacatggaTATTGTAGATGAGGGGCCCTCAGTCTCATCCAGAAAGGGCTAGTGTGGATGTAGGCTTTTGTTTCAATCAAGCACTAACACACTTGATTCTgttaatcaaggtccttagcaatgGCTCTAGTGGTTATATCTGGTGTGTAACTACTTGGTTAGAAGGAAAGCCTGCACCTACAtgggataagattgaggacccctgttcTAGGTAATGACAACTACAAGAAACATTGCATCTATGCATGGAATTAATCTTGTTTACTTAATTCTGACTGGCTGTCAATAGCAGATGCTGCTTGGAAACAGATCGAGACTATTGGGCAGGTTGATAATTGGCAACATCTGCTATGCAATTATGtttagaattatttattttatgagtcacttcctgttctcacaattgtttgttattattttaagtcTCTATCAACATTATACGACCTCAGTATTAAAGGCAAATCATTGTTGGGGGTGCTGGGTGGCTCTCTCGGTAAAAGCGCCACTTGCAGCACGTGAGTGAGCACCACAGTCTCAGATCGAATCCGacccatgccagtgctgactgtggccaacAGCCCCACAGGAGTGCCACATAATTGGCCACGTCACTCGGGGATATGGGAGGGATACAGTCGGTAGGGATATATAGCATTGGTAATTTTTCCAGCTACTGCTGCTGGCTGACAAGTTGCCCGTAGCTAGCTCTCTGCACATGCGTATGAATGGGTCTCCCCCGCCCCTgctctgagcatgtgcagctTGCAGCTactgtgtgaaaagaagcagttggctgGCAGGCACAACTGTTCTGGAGAAGTACCGGGGAGTGCCGTCACTGTCCCGATCTGGCAGCAGGGGCGGTATATGAGCATGCTTGCAAATAGTTTgcaaattggacattccaaattttggtTAGATTGGAGATACCAAagtttttacaattttatttattattttttttaattatacaattCTGGTAGGAATTCCATACCTGCTGCTATTCCCCAGGTTGCCACTGCAAATTAATTGAGTACTTAGTTGACCTACGTGGTTGAATGacagtgtttgtttaaaaatgaacagtaaCATGACTTGCGTGTATAGTTACCTAACCAGATTTCCAAGATAAACACTAAATCTATCCCACAGTTACATGCACCACATTAATAATGTTTCTTCTTTCTGTGGTTGGATGTGCCTTTTGgttagaccagtggtctccaatcctggtcctggagagctacagggtctgctggttttcatggtgactctgcacttcatgaatcaattagagcaggtgattacacagttaactcaactcacctggtgtcttggatctcaattgggtgctgattttaaggtgaaaacaaaaaccaacagaccctgtagctctccaggaccattGTTGGGGACCACTGGGTTAGACAATGTGGAAATTACAAAcctcattttatttacagtaagtTGCCTGTTTCTTCCTTGAGTCAACCCTCAGACTGAATTAAATTGCAAATTTATAAGTATTTCATCCTTTAGTTTCCCTTATCACGTTTAGTTTGTGCTTTCAATGGAAAACAACAATTGGCAGAAGAACCAAGGAGAAGGGAGATCTTCAAAGCTACAATGTCTGATATGTGCTCTGAGTACACATATCAGCATTCTGTGTGATGGAGGCTCCAGCTTCAAGCTTTAGCTTGGACACACACAACCGCgcatacacacgtgcgcatTGTCGTGGTTTTGGGTGTtaacaccatttcttttccatctgcgtcattatttggtttattacggccatttgtgtttttgtgcggcttttcttcagttattatggCCTTTtagttttcttcatttcattGATTGAATGATATGCGTGCAAATCTCTTTTTAcgatttgcacctgttggcgttctatttaaacccctagcaaaccgataagctttgctttagTGTCAACTTGCGTTACATGAAAGCCGGTAACTTGGTCTGTTTTGGTAAGAGGTTTGCTTGTTCAGTACTAGATCAGTCCCTCTTCTGCGTCCTTTGACTTACGCGAAGAGTTACTGCGGAACTGAACTTTGAAGTTATTGGATTGTGGATTACAAAGTTAGTTCTACTACCTACTCATTTCTACAACTCTCTTGTGGTTATTTTGACAGTCCTCTGTGCGAGGGCTGCTCTCAAAGTTCTCACGTTACCATTCTTTTCAGaatgttgtgttttgttctAGTATACGCAATACTCCCTAAGCCTTAGTTCTTTACCCTGTACTCGGGTCATTAAAGCTTTTTCTTTGGGATAGTCTCCCAtgggagtatttttttttcttttcgtttattttttccctgtcCTTTTGTCTCTATCGAGACTTCGTGGTTATTCCGCCCAGGTGGATAACTTAACGTATCCTGCTGAGCCGCGTTTGGTCTCCCTAATTCTCCACTCCTtcgcacgcgcatacacacacaaacacacagcaacaaaatTAACGCAAGTGATCCAATTTGATCAAGAAAGAAGGTCAACCTGAAAACTTGTTTACCTGAGAGATCCAGTCCACCTGTTTGTTGAAAGACTacgcttttgttttgttttttattgttgagTGTAATTTCTTTCTTGttctttaattacatttcaactATTCTAAAATACTAAATTACTAAAACTAAACTACTGAACTAAAATACGAAACAGTATAATTCAAGTATACTTCAGCATACTGTTTCTACACAGATTCTCTGAAAGTGTACTATGATGTAGTTACCTTTTCAGTTACATTTCCCTGAACTAGCAGACCGTAACTAGCATTCATAACAAACTGGAATGaataacaacaaacacaatttagACAGTACATTTTCTTGATAAAAGTTTTTGCtaaatttgttttgcaaagaAGAAAATGCACAGCTGGATTTAATCGTgaacctggattcaatcagcatacgttttcctttattttgacatcaaaataaatgcaagtgtgaGTTTTATTTGCACAGTTTGGAGAGCTAAGCAACCAGCAGAATTAACTCTTCAAACAGAATTTATTTGCATATCGAACATGAGGGAAAttttttgattgaatcctggtCTGTGTATGTAATGAAAGTTTTGGAATGAATCCCCAGATACAAAAAAGTTCTGAATCAAGCACGGCTGCATGAGCTGCAGAAGCATGATGTCATATTGTGCACCTGCACGGCTGCTTCCACCCCTAACCTCACCAAGACCGTCAGCGCACGGCAGATTCTCATTGACGAGTGCGCCATGGCAACTGAGCCCCAGGCTCTTGTCCCATTGGTCAGCTATAAACCAGAAAAGGTATGTCTG is a window of Anguilla anguilla isolate fAngAng1 chromosome 13, fAngAng1.pri, whole genome shotgun sequence DNA encoding:
- the LOC118211028 gene encoding helicase with zinc finger domain 2-like isoform X2, whose product is MASVDPNKSSLSEILRACNLKVGCSLCVEKENEVTYSLKIISHKCNGDLLLARGREKGRKWRHVSRRPKVPNPSKYAVCWFFVEGSGCKKHKNRCTFARSIEEATVWTFLKNHRMDISTLRALVSDTSRAAPRQLGTPEKILSEFGGKFCELCEACFHGSPQVISAKRWNNTCMSEAAHAWKPVLVHYLAEGPSKKVYNEVRRLPPNAKDNLRYCSHVAQGAPCWHGHARCQLAHSEVEMAVWKEEVGGGWDRKELPLLSQGRGPPASASPSTQVEIYCKACLLTSTSKESFIKHCASLEHARMISEGNTVDWKHRPPPHSRKQEFLLCDRPEACEYGDRCFRAHSVEELQEWHMRSTEAQQIQHTVQAQGLGSYRDRLLQEYRSSSNVVHIMSEQVDDVTVTHDEDLSVECEETNSELKWIFQIKTERLLAHVALLKQDPGAIFTLGEITPEGPSTYSTGNKFCTSDMSYDIPVSCKPLHPGLYEQWVVFDFDMRPVLLQKLEVRVGEQSSICPVWMKEDIGPPVQSLERWHQGNRVIIPCLNKTEEEEKLLKEYKPPQINLQFNPRSEANMSITFHNYRERMHHFLYREELAQEDIVSRLSLKDSIYLSDKVYEPQFGMKIALSEELFASVPAPSMLTPDTPEGFILKRGVRSALVAVSSFVENQHQKIYEAVIVPDASTERRMYLQLSKRCCTELDLQNNTTCEMEVQFQLNRLHFCMMHKAVDLLPDVEWVLPDLMKSCVPVHTGRYSRLNAKQQAAMAFIVGDTHDNKTVAPLLIYGPFGTGKTFTLATAAKELVRQPGTKVLICTYTNSSADLYVKDHFHQYVNAGRTEAKPLRIKANKKGVPMSATDDITLQYCHQDGQSFTCPGRPTLDSHRVIITTAFMTGELYNLNLPAGYFTHILIDEASQMLECEALMPLTLAGQGTRVVLAGDHMQMGPKLFSVDEDQRSNHTLLSRLFHHYQEQKNSVALKSRIIFNENYRSSEEIVDFVSSHFYGKSGAIKACGHVPPHPQFHSLRFHHVRGKCHLDATTMSWYNLDEVACVADVVQKLFEGWPRQWGNQEQRTICVLSEGSQVVLIRKELRKRRLGRVTVENANNVQGKQFRGIVMSTVHTRESLQSSHTTCLEFFNDPRVMNTVMTRAQSQVIVVGDAAALCSFGKCSRIWKSYIEQCIKTNSAEPQHLTEDCLEYEMEEISRFIRPESKNVSDVELVTTTTGANGHVDEILQQLIEDYSSVSGEANEAEQSEDEDRPNFSEEKRAYYSNAEKDALLEMVKKHPGVYKHGELVMERFDTGYVMPFDNPTAHIVITGRKNLGMSFPGDEVVVEKSMSGNGLDTWKVLGVTKNAESSQSYVCTFEDDDNKTQENDYVSKVMVPLNKNVTKIRILVSKKNRNVIPIFKYDDGNWEIERYKTLNEESKRKHVYVVHVVCWKEHCRFPLGKVTEVLPLGTSLDQGLKILDKEFDLNRPPSDCVLSDSQNCAFTKLDDGSRVNFRNVTTFTVDPEDAKDLDDAISVQEFDNHYDIGVHIADVASFVVKDNPLDEHARERGATFYHPKTAKKEPNYMFPKSSVKQWSLQEGYDRRAVSLLVTVDKATNRIIARNFVLSLIKSDKQLSYEEAEDIISTHSGNGLHFDTLKGCVAVAYEFSRAHRKARLHGDWLYAQPDNRTSIGRRKSHQMIEELMIMFNNFTSEFLISNKEAYLCTPLRCQASPDVMGVNALKDKYKDIVPLSVHLTHHIGSVEQPSGGKSFQVLASLWRKLQSAAERGDFSKVADLITTDDIHPQLVPAMSEFRSLLGKSYTIRSNSAPEANVGHYSLQLKSYTNASSPIRRYLDLILQRLLHATVSKTPVPYSWQEIEILCDKAVKTSKKAEEYQRKAETFSHAVNLKKQNSPKLAFVTAVDPEGDQFKLSFPFDKGTLPDYIPVLYRDLQLEDQPQYDKDCRHMKLTWRRRVYSINTTKTYVELKRLHQNNPCTDVPHQAWQDIVEALKMENWEMAVSIILSTNTNYAATEKNDNIDGLTEIETEHYVDLTLKLKPGDTLLVQMTTEMQLGLLMPAIQLLNINEKFEVCLNHAHSPVDCFSKYAQRKTKSFYDNVEDYAKIWGPLCEMESASTAVDESESIIIEDLELTWTRVREGSFLLPIGFLKDWAIECNLAKCYLCIRKRDLKQTVAIDQSEDVDPSNFTWVAHGVTTGSSETKKNSEYKEVNFYINHLPMDTIPDCVYQKSTKFTVEIIPKLLPDVRKENAVNNLIRTNELVQTIALGRRIPRGASESPVPRWKIMREIPPEGLPKLNESQYAAIEQAMKNNFTVIQGPPGTGKTVVGAYIVYWFLVLNSENPRQCQDPEESKKKEVILYCGPSNKSVDVVAEYLLKFGDKIKPLRVYSRQMEMLEYPYPGSILQLSRKSMRQERSKPQLRSITMHHRIREPDNPHWKEIKQFDERIRLANESKEAMTDADIEASCCSVITNSSGPSSRIYLYEICAWQSRCLNATWAWQ